Sequence from the Clostridium butyricum genome:
TGTATAATGCATTAAATCTTCTGCATTTAATGCATTCACTCCACTTCCAGCCAAAATTTCTATTTTATCACCATAATTTTCTTGTAAGCTTTTAATCATATCCCTACCATACATTGCCTTTGGTTGTAATCCACTTGTAAGCAATCGGTCTATTTTCATATCTATTAATACTTCAATTGCTTTTATTGGATCATCTACGCAATCAAATGCTCTATGAAAAACTGCTTCTGCATTATATTTTTTAACTAAATCAACCATTTTTTTAGTTTTTTCAATATTAATTGTTAAATCATCATTTAAAAACCCAAATGCTAATCCATCTGCTCCATTTTCTAATAATACTCTGGCATCTTCCATCATTTGTTCAAATTCAATATCATTATAGCAAAATCCTGCTCCTCTTGGTCTAACCATACATATAACTTTTAAATCAGTGTTTTTCTTTGTTAATGTTAAACTTCCTATACTTGGTGTTAAACCACCCAAATGTAATGCACTATTTAGTTCAATACGCTTAGCGCCACCAATATAAGAATTTCTTGCGTCTTCATAACTTCCACAACATATTTCTATCATTTTTTCTTCTCCTTTGATTAATCATATAAACTTAGTAAATATATTTTTGTGACATATTAAATTAAGTCTAACTATTTCAACTTTACTATACCAAAAGAATTCCTCTAGTTCATTATTCCTTTTAATATTATTTTAATAACTTGATCTAATACATCATTAACTTTTAGATTATTTGATTTCAACACTTCTTTATCCATTAGCTTTTCACTTACCTGATCTATCATTAATGCTACTATTGATAAATCCATATCTTTTTTTACTTCCCCACTCTTTTTAGCTTCATCTAATACTTTACATATTGCTTCTATCTTGAACTTTTTCAGTTCTTTTATTTCATTCCATTCATCTTCATAATCTAGCCTTATTTCATCCATAATAATAAATGGTAGCTTATACTTATGATACGTATATACTATTTGATGACATTTATCACTTACATCCATACTATTTTTTAATATCTTTATTGTGCTTTCTCTATCTATATCTAGTACTTCTTTAATATAACATCTTATCATATCATCTTTATTTTCAAAATATTTATATATTGTCTTCTTACTAATTTTCAATTCTTTGCAAATCAAATCTAAGTTCATTTTTTTTATCCCATATATTTGAATATTTTGAGCTACTATCCTCAATATTTCATCTCTCATAAAACTTCTCCTTATTAACATATTTTTTAACAATCAATGCACCTAATAATCCAACTAAAAAAGTAACTATAAATGAACATTTTTCACTTTTAACCCAGATAGCGGCTATTATTGATGATCCTAAAAAAGAACCTATATATTGTAGGCTATTTATTATACCATTTCCAGTTCCCCTATATTCATCTTCTAATATACAGTTACCAAGAACCGGTATGATTGTACTAATAGATATATATCCTATCATAAATAACAATGTTCCAATAAATATTGAAATAAAAGAATCCTTATTTAAATAAAATAAAACTCCTAATGCTGATAAAACAAAAGCTGATATTAAAAAATTAACACTTTCTGAATTATTTAATCTTCTTACAACTATTCTCATTACAATTATAGCAACTATTACTGTTGGCATAAATATCTTCCACATTCCATCGATGCCTGTAAGTTTCTCTAGGTATTGCGGGATAGAAAAAAATATTGCGGTCATTATAAAGTTGTTAATTAATGCTGCAATATTCAATGCTATAAAACTTTTATCTTTACTTAAAATTCTTATTGCATCTTTAACTTCCATCGTCTCTTCATTATAAATATTTTTTGTATCTTTTAAAAATATAACAATAACAAACCATGCAATAAAAATAATTATTGCTGAATATAAAAACATATCTTTAACGGAAACAAACTTATGAATTAATGGACCAAATGCAAAAGATAAAGCTGCTGCTACGCCAATAATCGTACTTATTATACTCATGGATTTCATTCTTTCTTTTTGATCAGTTACCGTACTTGATATCCACGAATAACCTACTGCTATAATTGCACCACTTCCCTGCATTGCTCTTGCAAATATTAACCAATAAATATTGTTAGCAAAATATGCAATGACCAATCCAATTCCAACCTGTAATAATCCTATTACCATTACAATTTTATTTCCTTTTTTATCACTCCAAATTCCATAAGGAATTTGAAATAAAGCTTGCATCAAGCCAAATATACCAAGTGCTATTCCAGCTAACATTGATGTATTATATTTTAATGTATTACTATAGGTACTTAAAAAAGGCATAACCATAGTCATAGCCATTTGTCTTATACCTAATGCAACTCCTAAAGTTCCAACAAATATTGAATTAAAGCTTTTATAGTTGTATTTTTTAATCATAATTATAACTCCTTAAGAAACTATATTATACTTTTAAGTTTCCATTGTGTATTTTAAAAGGAAACTTTTTTTAATATTTAAGTTTCCTTTTTGTATATTATACTACAATATCTTCAATTGTGATACTAATATTTTGAAAAATATCTATTTATTAAAATATCCCTTTATATAAACAGCTTTATTATTTTAACTGTCTTCTATAAAGGGATCATATCAAAACTAAAATTATTATTTCATGTTTTTGCTTTTCATAGTGAAAGTGACTTATGCTATTCAAAATCCACTTTCAAGTAAGTATATTATACTCTTAACTTTAAATATTCATCTATAGCTTTTGCTGCCTTCTTACCAGCACCCATAGCTAATATAACTGTAGCTGCACCTGTAACTGCATCTCCACCAGCATATACGCCTTCTTTTGTAGTAAGACCAGTCTCTTCTTCTGCTACAATACATCTTCTCTTATTAATTTCTAATCCTTCAGTTGTTGATGAAATTAATGGGTTTGGTGATGTTCCAAGTGACATTATTACAGTGTCTACATCCATCACAAATTCTGAACCTGGAATTTCAACAGGACTTCTTCTTCCTGATGCATCTGGTTCTCCAAGTTCCATTCTTACACATTTCATTCCCTTAACCCATCCATTTTCATCTACTAAGATTTCTGTTGGATTAGTTAATACATCAAAGATTACTCCTTCTTCCTTAGCATGATGTACTTCTTCTGCTCTTGCTGGAAGTTCTGATTCACCTCTTCTATAAACAATATGACTTTCAGATCCAAGTCTTAATGCAGTTCTTGCTGCATCCATAGCAACATTTCCTCCACCTACTACGGCAACTTTCTTACCAGATCTAACTGGAGTCTCATATCCTTCCACTGCTGCTTTCATTAGGTTTACTCTTGTTAAAAATTCATTAGCTGAAAATACTCCATTAGCATTTTCTCCTGGTATTCCCATGAATCTTGGAAGTCCTGCACCTGAACCTATGAATACTGCTTCAAAGCCTTCTTCTTCAAATAATTCTTCTATAGTAATTGTTCTTCCTATAATAACATTTGTTTCAATTTTAACACCAAGCTTTTTAATGTTATTAACTTCGTTAGCTACTACTTTTTCTTTTGGAAGTCTGAATTCTGGAATTCCATATTCTAAAACTCCTCCAGCTTTATGAAGCGCCTCAAATATAGTTACTTCATATCCTTTTTTAGCTAAATCTCCAGCACAAGTAAGTCCTGCAGGACCACTTCCAATAACTGCAACTTTAATTCCATTCTTAGGTTCTGTTGCACTTAAGTCAACATTGTGTGCTGCTGCCCAATCTGCTGTAAATCTTTCAAGCTTTCCTATAGATATTGAATCACCTTTTATTCCAAGTACACATTTGCCTTCACATTGTTTTTCTTGAGGACAAACCCTTCCACATACAGCTGGAAGTGAACTATATTTTGAAATTTCTTTTGCTGCTTCTTCAAAATTTTCATCCTTAATATGTGCAACAAATCCAGGAATATTAATTGATACAGGACATCCTTCCACACACTTAGGATTTTTACAATTCAAGCATCTTGAAGCTTCTTTAACAGCCTCTTCTTCATTGTATCCCATACATACTTCTTTAAAATTAGTAGCTCTAACCTTAGGGTTTTGTTCTCTTACGGGTACTCTTATCATTCTCTCTTTCATATCCATTACTACTTATCACCTCTGCAACCACAGCCACCATGACTATGAGTATTTCCTTCTTCAACTTTTAAAGCAGCTCTGCCTTCTTCAGTCTTGTACATAGCTTGTCTTCTCATTGATTCATCGTAATTTACTAAATGTCCATCAAACTCTGGTCCATCAACACAAGCAAACTTAACTTCTCCTCCAACAGTAACTCTACAAGCACCACACATCCCTGTACCATCAACCATTATAGGATTTAAACTTACTGTTGTTGGAATATTTAATTCCTTAGTCAGCATAGAAGTAAATTTCATCATTATCATTGGTCCAATAATAATTGCGTGATCATACTTCTTACCTTGATTGTTAACTAATTCTTTAAGCTTATCTGATCCAGTTCCCTTAAATTCATATGATCCATCATCAGTTGTTACGTAAAGATTTCCTGCAACATTCTTAAGCTCTTCTTCATATATTAATAAATCTTTATTTCTGCTTCCTAAAATAACATCTACAGCTATTCCGTGTTCATGCATCCATTTTACTTGTGGATAAACTGGTGCTGCGCCAACTCCACCTGCTACAAAGATGAAATTCTTTTTCTTCAATTCTTCTATATTCTCATGTATAAATTCACTTGGTACACCTAATGGTCCAACAAAGTCAGCTACATAATCTCCTTCATTAAAATCAGCTAACTGTTTAGTTCCTTTTCCTACAGTTTGAAAAACTATAGTTACCGTCCCTTTTTCTTTATCATAATCTGCTATAGTTAAAGGAATTCTTTCACCCTTCTCATCATTTTTTATGATAATAAATTGTCCAGGTTTTGCAGATTTTGCTACTCTTGGAGCTTCTATATCCATTAAGAATATATTATTTGTCAGCTCCTTTTTGTTAACTATTTTATACATTTACGTTCCTCCTAATTTAACCAAGTAACTTGATTCAGCTTCTGATTTTTCTTAATCTGAATCTTATATATAATTTTTGTTCTTGCGAGAATATACTTCATCTATAAGTACTATCTAATACCTCTATTATTAATTGGAAATTGAATATATATTAAGATATAAGATCCTTGTCTGGTGTTACTAATATCTTAACATGTTTCTTCTTTTCAGGGCCTGTTAATGCACCAAAACCTTCTTCAACTATATCATCTAAATGTATTTTCTTTGTTACATATCCTTCTGCTTTTATTCTTCCATCCTTCATTTGAGCCATAGTTGCTTGGAACTCATGTCTATATGCCAATGTTCCAACTATCTTCTTTTCTGTAAACACTAATGCATTAGGATTAAATGTAACTCCTTTTTCCCATATACTTGTTATAACCATAGTTCCTTCGAATTTTAAGCTATCGATACCTGTATCAAAACCTATTTGAGCTCCTGTAGTCTCAAATGCTACATCTACTCCTAATCCATTTGTAAGCTTTTTAACTTCTTCTGCTATATTCACTTCATTAGGATCTAAAACAACATCTGCTCCTGCTCTTTTTGCATACTCTTGTCTTATAGACTTTCTTTGTAATACTATTACTAATTTTGCTCCTGCTGCTTTCAAGCACTCAATAGTTGCAAGTCCTATTGGACCAGATCCTAGTACTAATGCAGTATCACCTGTTCTAAAATTACCAACTCTAATTGAATGTAATGCAACTGCCATTGGTTCAACTAAAGCAGCTTGTTCGTAAGACATTTCATCTGGTATCTTATGTACGAATTCTTCTGGGAAAACTGTATATTCTGCAAGTCCTCCACCACTTCCACAAAGTCCATGGAAACCTAATGATGAACATAAATTATATTTTCCTTCTAAACATGCTGGACATTTTCCACATGCAACTATAGGTTCAACAATTACTCTATCTCCTGGCTTGAAGTTAGTTACATCAGATCCAACTTCAACGACATCTCCTGAAAATTCATGACCTAGAACTACTGGAGCTGTTGTACCACTTAATGGATGAGGTTGTCCCACTGGTATGAATATAGGCCCACCTAAATATTCATGTAAATCTGATCCACATATTCCACACCATTTTACTTTAATCTTTACACCATTAACTGTAACCTTAGGTTCTTCAATTTCCTCTACTCTAACATCTTTCTTTGCATACCATAATGCTGCTTTCATATTAAAACTCCTCCTTTGATAAATTGTTAATTAATTCACATATATTATTAGCAATATTCATACCAAGTTATGAATAGAATCATAGTTTTTTTATTTTATTAGGGTTAATTCCTTGATATAATCAGGTTTTTATTTATTGTATATATTATTCTCTTACATAAAAACTATTAAACTATAAAATAAAAATGTATCAAAACGATACATTTTTTATTCTCATTTTGATACATATCTACTTCTTTTCTCATTTTGATACATCTATATTGTATTTTTTTATCTTTCTATATAACGTTGCTCTTCCTATACTTAACAATTTAGCTGTTAGCTGAAGATTTCCATTACATTTTCTTATAGCATCCCTTATTGCATTCTCTTCTACCAAATCAAGAGGCACTATTTTTTTAATTTCCTCTTGATTTAATGATTCTTGATTCAAAACTTGTAATGTATTTTTATAATCTAAATTGTTTATGTCTATATTCATTATTTCATCTTCACTTAAGTAATAATCTCGTTCAACAACATTCTTAAGTTCTCTTATATTTCCATGCCAATCATGTTTCTTTAATTCATCTATATATGATTGTTTTGCTTTTATAAATTTATTTCTATTTTTTATATTTAACTTTTGTATAAACTCATTTACGAGCAAGTCTATATCTTCTTTCCTTTTCCTAAGTGGAATTGTCTTTATTTCCATTACACTTAATCTATAATATAAATCTTCTCTAAAATTCTGCTTACTTATTTCATTTTTCAATATTCTATTAGTAGCTCCAATAACCCTTACATTTAATTGCTTTTCATATGTTCCACCAACTCTTATAATCTTTCCATTATCTAATACTCTAAGAAGCTTGCTTTGAATGTCTAAAGGCAATTCTCCAATTTCGTCTAGAAATAT
This genomic interval carries:
- a CDS encoding copper homeostasis protein CutC; translation: MIEICCGSYEDARNSYIGGAKRIELNSALHLGGLTPSIGSLTLTKKNTDLKVICMVRPRGAGFCYNDIEFEQMMEDARVLLENGADGLAFGFLNDDLTINIEKTKKMVDLVKKYNAEAVFHRAFDCVDDPIKAIEVLIDMKIDRLLTSGLQPKAMYGRDMIKSLQENYGDKIEILAGSGVNALNAEDLMHYTKISQVHSSCKDWGSDETTCGQYVNYSYGPEGHEKDYDFVSEELVRKLVDLKI
- a CDS encoding TetR/AcrR family transcriptional regulator, encoding MRDEILRIVAQNIQIYGIKKMNLDLICKELKISKKTIYKYFENKDDMIRCYIKEVLDIDRESTIKILKNSMDVSDKCHQIVYTYHKYKLPFIIMDEIRLDYEDEWNEIKELKKFKIEAICKVLDEAKKSGEVKKDMDLSIVALMIDQVSEKLMDKEVLKSNNLKVNDVLDQVIKIILKGIMN
- a CDS encoding MFS transporter; translation: MIKKYNYKSFNSIFVGTLGVALGIRQMAMTMVMPFLSTYSNTLKYNTSMLAGIALGIFGLMQALFQIPYGIWSDKKGNKIVMVIGLLQVGIGLVIAYFANNIYWLIFARAMQGSGAIIAVGYSWISSTVTDQKERMKSMSIISTIIGVAAALSFAFGPLIHKFVSVKDMFLYSAIIIFIAWFVIVIFLKDTKNIYNEETMEVKDAIRILSKDKSFIALNIAALINNFIMTAIFFSIPQYLEKLTGIDGMWKIFMPTVIVAIIVMRIVVRRLNNSESVNFLISAFVLSALGVLFYLNKDSFISIFIGTLLFMIGYISISTIIPVLGNCILEDEYRGTGNGIINSLQYIGSFLGSSIIAAIWVKSEKCSFIVTFLVGLLGALIVKKYVNKEKFYER
- the gltA gene encoding NADPH-dependent glutamate synthase, whose amino-acid sequence is MDMKERMIRVPVREQNPKVRATNFKEVCMGYNEEEAVKEASRCLNCKNPKCVEGCPVSINIPGFVAHIKDENFEEAAKEISKYSSLPAVCGRVCPQEKQCEGKCVLGIKGDSISIGKLERFTADWAAAHNVDLSATEPKNGIKVAVIGSGPAGLTCAGDLAKKGYEVTIFEALHKAGGVLEYGIPEFRLPKEKVVANEVNNIKKLGVKIETNVIIGRTITIEELFEEEGFEAVFIGSGAGLPRFMGIPGENANGVFSANEFLTRVNLMKAAVEGYETPVRSGKKVAVVGGGNVAMDAARTALRLGSESHIVYRRGESELPARAEEVHHAKEEGVIFDVLTNPTEILVDENGWVKGMKCVRMELGEPDASGRRSPVEIPGSEFVMDVDTVIMSLGTSPNPLISSTTEGLEINKRRCIVAEEETGLTTKEGVYAGGDAVTGAATVILAMGAGKKAAKAIDEYLKLRV
- a CDS encoding sulfide/dihydroorotate dehydrogenase-like FAD/NAD-binding protein, with translation MYKIVNKKELTNNIFLMDIEAPRVAKSAKPGQFIIIKNDEKGERIPLTIADYDKEKGTVTIVFQTVGKGTKQLADFNEGDYVADFVGPLGVPSEFIHENIEELKKKNFIFVAGGVGAAPVYPQVKWMHEHGIAVDVILGSRNKDLLIYEEELKNVAGNLYVTTDDGSYEFKGTGSDKLKELVNNQGKKYDHAIIIGPMIMMKFTSMLTKELNIPTTVSLNPIMVDGTGMCGACRVTVGGEVKFACVDGPEFDGHLVNYDESMRRQAMYKTEEGRAALKVEEGNTHSHGGCGCRGDK
- a CDS encoding 2,3-butanediol dehydrogenase encodes the protein MKAALWYAKKDVRVEEIEEPKVTVNGVKIKVKWCGICGSDLHEYLGGPIFIPVGQPHPLSGTTAPVVLGHEFSGDVVEVGSDVTNFKPGDRVIVEPIVACGKCPACLEGKYNLCSSLGFHGLCGSGGGLAEYTVFPEEFVHKIPDEMSYEQAALVEPMAVALHSIRVGNFRTGDTALVLGSGPIGLATIECLKAAGAKLVIVLQRKSIRQEYAKRAGADVVLDPNEVNIAEEVKKLTNGLGVDVAFETTGAQIGFDTGIDSLKFEGTMVITSIWEKGVTFNPNALVFTEKKIVGTLAYRHEFQATMAQMKDGRIKAEGYVTKKIHLDDIVEEGFGALTGPEKKKHVKILVTPDKDLIS